From Bos indicus isolate NIAB-ARS_2022 breed Sahiwal x Tharparkar chromosome 4, NIAB-ARS_B.indTharparkar_mat_pri_1.0, whole genome shotgun sequence, the proteins below share one genomic window:
- the LOC109558017 gene encoding olfactory receptor-like protein OLF3, with product MGQGNKTQTWVSEFILLGLSSDWGTQVSLFVLFLAMYLVTIVGNALILLLIRLDSRLHTPMYFFLSVLSLVDLCYSSSIVPQMLAHLLSVQKSIPFYSCLIQLSTSLALAASEFLLLGAMAYDRYVAVCYPLHYTVIMHGGLCLGLAVGCLGAGFMNSLLETVITFRLPLCHSVMNHFACETLAVLRLACVDISFNKVMVAISGFLVIMLPFFLVLFSYGRIVAAILHIHSAQGRSKAFGTCASHLTVVSMCFGAAIFTYLGPRSAYSVDGEKMVALFYAVVAPMLNPLIYSLRNKEVMAALSKLLDKFSSFSLKLKQRFCVDIFLTPLGLL from the exons ATGGGTCAGGGGAATAAAACGCAGACATGGGTGAGTGAGTTCATTCTGCTGGGGCTGTCCAGCGACTGGGGGACTCAAGTCTCCCTCTTTGTCTTGTTCTTGGCCATGTACTTGGTGACCATTGTGGGAAATGCCCTCATCCTTCTTCTGATCAGACTGGACAGCAGGCTTCACacccccatgtatttcttccttaGTGTTTTATCTCTTGTGGACCTCTGTTACTCAAGCAGTATTGTCCCTCAAATGCTGGCGCACCTGCTCTCAGTCCAGAAGTCCATCCCATTCTACAGCTGTCTGATCCAGCTCTCTACGTCCCTGGCATTGGCTGCGTCTGAGTTCCTATTGCTGGGggccatggcctatgaccgctatgtggcggTGTGCTACCCGCTGCACTACACGGTCATCATGCATGGAGGGCTGTGTCTGGGACTGGCTGTGGGCTGCTTGGGGGCTGGTTTCATGAATTCCCTGCTGGAGACAGTCATCACCTTTCGGCTTCCCCTGTGTCACAGTgttatgaatcactttgcttgtGAGACCCTAGCAGTGCTGCGGCTAGCCTGCGTGGATATCTCTTTCAACAAGGTCATGGTGGCCATCTCAGGATTTCTGGTGATCATGCTTCCCTTTTTCCTGGTTCTGTTTTCCTATGGTCGTATCGTTGCTGCCATTCTGCACATTCATTCTGCTCAGGGACGTAGCAAAGCATTTGGGACATGCGCCTCTCACCTCACTGTGGTTTCCATGTGCTTTGGAGCTGCCATCTTCACCTACCTGGGGCCACGGTCCGCCTACTCAGTGGACGGGGAGAAGATGGTTGCTCTCTTCTATGCTGTAGTGGCCCCTATGCTGAACCCCTTGATTTACAGCTTGAGAAATAAAGAGGTTATGGCTGCTCTCAGTAAACTTTTAGACAAATTCAG CTCATTTTCTCTTAAACTTAAACAAAG gttttgtgtggacatattttTGACTCCTTTAGGACTCCTTTAG
- the OR6B1 gene encoding olfactory receptor 6B1 — translation MEVENQTRVTRFILVGFPGSWGMRAAVFLIFLMAYILTVAENVTIILLVQQNRPLHKPMYFFLANLSFLETWYISVTVPKLLFSFWSVSKSISFAHCMIQLYFFIALMCTECVLLATMAYDRYVAICRPLHYPTIMSHGLCFRLALGSWTIGFGISLAKTYFISRLSFCGPNVINHFFCDISPVLNLSCTDMSTAELVDFVLALVIFLLPLTVTILSYGCILATVLRMPTGKQKAFSTCASHLVVVTIFYSATIFMYAQPRAIHAFNMNKVISIFYAIVTPALNPFIYCLRNREVKEAVKKLAYCQARSD, via the coding sequence ATGGAAGTGGAAAACCAGACACGGGTCACCAGGTTCATCCTGGTGGGGTTCCCTGGGAGCTGGGGCATGCGTGCAGCAGTGTTCCTCATATTCCTCATGGCCTATATTCTGACAGTGGCTGAAAATGTGACCATCATCCTGTTGGTGCAGCAGAACCGGCCACTGCACaagcccatgtacttcttcctggcCAACTTGTCCTTCTTGGAGACCTGGTACATCTCTGTGACTGTACCCAAGTTGCTGTTTAGTTTTTGGTCCGTGAGCAAAAGCATCTCCTTCGCTCACTGCATGATACAACTTTACTTCTTCATTGCACTCATGTGCACGGAATGCGTGCTCCTGGCCACCATGGCCTACGACCGTTACGTGGCCATCTGCCGCCCACTACACTACCCCACCATAATGAGCCATGGGCTCTGCTTCCGCCTGGCTCTCGGTTCCTGGACCATTGGCTTTGGCATCTCCTTGGCTAAGACATACTTCATCTCTCGCCTCAGCTTCTGCGGCCCTAATGTCATCAACCATTTCTTCTGCGACATCTCTCCAGTACTTAACCTCTCCTGCACAGACATGTCCACAGCTGAGCTGGTGGACTTTGTCCTGGCACTGGTCATCTTCCTCCTCCCGCTCACTGTCACTATTCTGTCTTACGGATGCATCCTGGCCACCGTTCTACGCATGCCCACGGGCAAGCAGAAGGCGTTTTCTACTTGTGCCTCCCACCTCGTGGTGGTCACCATCTTCTACTCAGCTACAATTTTCATGTATGCCCAGCCCCGAGCCATTCACGCCTTCAACATGAACAAAGTTATTTCCATCTTCTATGCCATTGTCACCCCTGCCCTCAACCCTTTCATTTATTGTCTAAGGAACCGAGAGGTCAAAGAGgcagtgaagaagctggcttattGCCAGGCCAGATCTGACTAG